One segment of Prionailurus bengalensis isolate Pbe53 chromosome D4, Fcat_Pben_1.1_paternal_pri, whole genome shotgun sequence DNA contains the following:
- the PIGO gene encoding GPI ethanolamine phosphate transferase 3 isoform X3, with amino-acid sequence MNSLPATSRMQKISVLLFLAWVGFLFYAGIALFTSGFLLTRLELTNHSSCQEPPGPGSLPWGNQGKPGACWMASRFSRVVLVLIDALRFDFAQPQRSHGPGEPPVSLPFLGKLDYLQRILEIQPHHARLYQSKADPPTTTMQRLKALTTGSLPTFIDAGSNFASYAIVEDNLIKQLASAGRRVVFMGDDTWKDLFPGVFSQAFFFPSFNVRDLHTVDNGILEHLYPTMDNSEWDMLIAHFLGVDHCGHKHGPHHPEMAKKLSQMDQVIQGLVERLENDTLLVVIGDHGMTMTGDHGGDSELEISAALFLYSPTALFPSALPQEPEIVPQINLVPTLALLLGLPIPFGNIGEVMVELFSVVEDPQPHSSALAQASALHLNAQQVSRFLHTYSAAAQDLQIKELHRLQNLFSKASADYQRLLQSPQGAEAALQTVITELQQFLRGVRAMCIESWARFSLVRMAGGAALMAAACFLCLLVSQWVTSPGFYFCPLLLTPMTYGLAGAIVCAGLLTATGLKPDPVVLGAMAAVGSLLPFLWKAWAGWGSKRPPAALLPIPGPVLLFLLIRFAAFFSDSFVVAEARATPFLLGSFILLLVAQLHWEGKLLPPKLLTIPRFCLSASTGPPRHNGTHALGLGVGLLLCIRLAGLFHRCPEETPACHSSPWLSPLASMVGGRAKNLWYGACVGALVALLVAVRLWLRRYSNLKSPEPSVLFVRWGLPLMVLGTAAYWALASGADEAPPRLRALVAGASVVLPRAVAGLAASGLMLLLWRPVTVLVKATTGAPRTRTVLTPFSGPPTSRADLDYVVPQIYRHMQEEFRGRLERTKSQGPLTVAAYQLGSVYSAAMVTALTLLAFPLLLLHAERISLVFLLLFLQSFLLLHLLAAGISITTPGPFTVPWQAVSAWALMATQTFYSTGHQPVFPAIHWHAAFVGFPEGHGSSTWLPALLVGANTFASHLLFAVGCPLLLLWPFLCESQGPRKRWQPLGSEAESRVRPEEEEEPLMEMRLRDAPHHFNAALLQLGLKYLFVLGIQILACALAASILRRHLMVWKVFAPKFIFEAVGFIVSSVGLFLGIALVMRVDGAVSSWFRQLVLAQQR; translated from the exons ATGAACTCCCTGCCCGCTACCAGCAGGATGCAGAAGATCTCAGTGCTGCTCTTCCTGGCCTGGGTCGGCTTCCTCTTCTACGCTGGCATTGCCCTCTTCACCAGTGGTTTCCTGCTCACCCGTTTGGAGCTCACCAACCATAGCAGCTGCCAGGAGCCCCCAGGCCCTGGGTCCCTGCCATGGGGAAACCAAGGGAAACCCGGGGCCTGCTGGATGGCTTCTCGATTCTCTCGGGTTGTGTTGGTGCTAATAGATGCTCTGCGATTTGACTTTGCCCAGCCCCAGCGCTCACATGGGCCTGGGGaacctcctgtctctctgcccttcctgggtAAACTGGACTATTTGCAGAGGATCCTGGAGATTCAGCCCCACCATGCCAGGCTCTACCAGTCTAAGGCTgatccccccaccaccaccatgcaGCGCCTCAAGGCCCTCACCACTGGCTCACTGCCTACCTTTATTGATGCTGGCAGTAACTTTGCCAGCTATGCCATAGTGGAAGACAATCTCATTAAGCAGCTTGCCAGTGCAG GAAGGCGTGTGGTCTTCATGGGAGATGATACCTGGAAAGATCTTTTTCCTGGAGTTTTCTCTCAAGCTTTCTTCTTCCCATCTTTCAATGTGAGAGACCTGCACACAGTGGACAATGGCATCCTGGAACACCTCTACCCAACCA TGGACAATAGTGAATGGGATATGCTGATTGCTCACTTCCTGGGTGTGGATCACTGTGGCCACAAGCATGGCCCTCACCACCCTGAAATGGCCAAGAAACTTAGCCAAATGGACCAGGTGATCCA GGGACTTGTGGAGCGTCTGGAGAATGACACACTGCTGGTGGTGATTGGGGACCATGGAATGACCATGACTGGGGACCACGGAGGGGATAGTGAGCTGGAGATCTCAGCTGCACTTTTTCTGTACAGTCCCACAGCCCTCTTTCCCAGTGCCCTACCACAG gAGCCGGAAATAGTTCCTCAAATCAACCTTGTACCTACACTGGCCCTGCTGCTGGGCCTGCCCATTCCATTTGGGAACATCGGGGAGGTAATGGTTGAGCTGTTCTCAGTGGTTGAAGACCCCCAGCCTCACTCCTCTGCTCTGGCCCAAGCCTCAGCTCTTCATCTCAATGCCCAGCAG GTATCCCGATTTCTTCACACCTACTCAGCTGCTGCTCAGGACCTTCAAATTAAGGAGCTTCATCGACTGCAGAACCTCTTCTCCAAGGCCTCTGCTGACTACCAGCGGCTTCTGCAAAGCCCCCAGGGGGCTGAGGCAGCACTACAGACTGTGATTACTGAGCTGCAGCAGTTCCTGCGGGGAGTTCGGGCCATGTGCATTGAGTCTTGGGCTCGTTTCTCTTTGGTTCGCATGGCAGGGGGTGCTGCTCTCATggctgctgcctgttttctttgcTTGCTGGTATCCCAGTGGGTAACATCCCCAGGCTTCTacttctgccccctcctcctaACACCCATGACCTATGGTCTGGCTGGTGCCATAGTGTGTGCTGGACTCCTGACAGCTACCGGACTGAAGCCGGATCCAGTGGTCCTAGGGGCCATGGCTGCAGTGGGCTCACTCCTGCCTTTTTTGTGGAAAGCGTGGGCTGGCTGGGGGTCCAAGAGGCCCCCAGCAGCCTTACTGCCCATCCCTGGGCCTGTTCTGTTATTCCTGCTGATTCGTTTTGCTGCTTTCTTCTCTGACAGTTTTGTTGTAGCTGAGGCCAGGGCCACCCCCTTCCTTTTGGGCTCATTCATCTTGCTCCTGGTTGCCCAACTTCACTGGGAGGGCAAGCTGCTGCCACCTAAGCTTCTCACAATACCCCGCTTTTGCCTTTCGGCCTCAACAGGCCCGCCACGGCACAATGGCACACATGCCCTGGGACTTGGAGTTGGGTTGCTTTTATGTATAAGGCTAGCTGGACTTTTTCATCGGTGCCCTGAAGAGACACCTGCTTGCCATTCCTCTCCCTGGCTGAGTCCCTTGGCATCCATGGTGGGTGGTCGAGCCAAGAATTTGTGGTATGGAGCTTGTGTGGGGGCTTTGGTAGCCCTGTTAGTTGCTGTGCGCCTGTGGCTTCGCCGCTATAGTAACCTCAAGAGCCCTGAGCCCTCTGTGCTCTTTGTGCGCTGGGGGCTGCCCTTAATGGTACTAGGCACTGCCGCTTACTGGGCATTGGCATCAGGAGCAGATGAAGCACCCCCACGTCTCCGGGCCCTGGTTGCTGGAGCATCAGTTGTGCTGCCCAGGGCTGTGGCAGGATTGGCCGCTTCAGGGCTCATGCTGTTGCTCTGGAGGCCTGTGACAGTGCTAGTGAAGGCTACAACAGGTGCTCCAAGAACCAGGACTGTCCTCACTCCCTTCTCAGGCCCCCCAACTTCTCGCGCTGACCTGGATTATGTGGTTCCTCAAATCTACCGACATATGCAGGAGGAGTTCCGGGGCCGTCTAGAGAGGACCAAATCCCAGGGCCCCTTGACTGTGGCAGCTTATCAGTTGGGGAGTGTCTACTCAGCTGCTATGGTCACAGCTCTCACCCTTTTGGCCTTCCCACTTCTGCTTTTGCATGCAGAACGCATTAGCCTTGTgttcctgcttctgtttctgcagAGCTTCCTTCTCCTGCATCTGCTTGCTGCTGGGATATCCATCACCACCCCTG GTCCTTTTACTGTGCCATGGCAGGCAGTTTCTGCCTGGGCCCTCATGGCCACACAGACATTCTACTCCACGGGCCACCAGCCTGTCTTTCCAGCCATTCATTGGCACGCAGCCTTCGTGGGATTCCCAGAGGGTCATGGTTCCTCCACCTGGCTGCCTGCTCTGCTGGTGGGAGCCAACACCTTTGCCTCCCATCTCCTCTTTGCAG TAGGTTGCCCATTGCTTCTGCTCTGGCCCTTCCTATGTGAGAGTCAAGGACCTCGGAAGAGGTGGCAGCCCCTAGGGAGTGAAGCTGAATCCAGAGTCAggcctgaggaggaggaggagccactGATGGAGATGCGGCTCCGGGATGCGCCTCATCACTTCAATGCAGCACTGCTGCAGCTGGGCCTCAAGTACCTCTTTGTCCTTGGTATTCAG ATTCTGGCCTGTGCCTTGGCAGCCTCCATCCTCCGCAGGCATCTCATGGTCTGGAAGGTGTTTGCTCCCAA GTTCATTTTTGAGGCTGTGGGCTTCATTGTGAGCAGCGTGGGACTTTTCCTGGGCATAGCTTTGGTGATGCGAGTGGATGGTGCTGTGAGCTCCTGGTTCAGGCAGCTAGTTCTGGCCCAACAGAGGTAG
- the PIGO gene encoding GPI ethanolamine phosphate transferase 3 isoform X2: protein MAMGPLWATLSARVCLWYHQCAGVASALPGAFQVMNSLPATSRMQKISVLLFLAWVGFLFYAGIALFTSGFLLTRLELTNHSSCQEPPGPGSLPWGNQGKPGACWMASRFSRVVLVLIDALRFDFAQPQRSHGPGEPPVSLPFLGKLDYLQRILEIQPHHARLYQSKADPPTTTMQRLKALTTGSLPTFIDAGSNFASYAIVEDNLIKQLASAGRRVVFMGDDTWKDLFPGVFSQAFFFPSFNVRDLHTVDNGILEHLYPTMDNSEWDMLIAHFLGVDHCGHKHGPHHPEMAKKLSQMDQVIQGLVERLENDTLLVVIGDHGMTMTGDHGGDSELEISAALFLYSPTALFPSALPQEPEIVPQINLVPTLALLLGLPIPFGNIGEVMVELFSVVEDPQPHSSALAQASALHLNAQQVSRFLHTYSAAAQDLQIKELHRLQNLFSKASADYQRLLQSPQGAEAALQTVITELQQFLRGVRAMCIESWARFSLVRMAGGAALMAAACFLCLLVSQWVTSPGFYFCPLLLTPMTYGLAGAIVCAGLLTATGLKPDPVVLGAMAAVGSLLPFLWKAWAGWGSKRPPAALLPIPGPVLLFLLIRFAAFFSDSFVVAEARATPFLLGSFILLLVAQLHWEGKLLPPKLLTIPRFCLSASTGPPRHNGTHALGLGVGLLLCIRLAGLFHRCPEETPACHSSPWLSPLASMVGGRAKNLWYGACVGALVALLVAVRLWLRRYSNLKSPEPSVLFVRWGLPLMVLGTAAYWALASGADEAPPRLRALVAGASVVLPRAVAGLAASGLMLLLWRPVTVLVKATTGAPRTRTVLTPFSGPPTSRADLDYVVPQIYRHMQEEFRGRLERTKSQGPLTVAAYQLGSVYSAAMVTALTLLAFPLLLLHAERISLVFLLLFLQSFLLLHLLAAGISITTPGPFTVPWQAVSAWALMATQTFYSTGHQPVFPAIHWHAAFVGFPEGHGSSTWLPALLVGANTFASHLLFAVGCPLLLLWPFLCESQGPRKRWQPLGSEAESRVRPEEEEEPLMEMRLRDAPHHFNAALLQLGLKYLFVLGIQILACALAASILRRHLMVWKVFAPKFIFEAVGFIVSSVGLFLGIALVMRVDGAVSSWFRQLVLAQQR from the exons ATGGCGATGGGGCCCCTGTGGGCCACTCTGTCGGCCCGCGTCTGTCTATGGTACCACCAGTGCGCAGGCGTTGCCTCTGCGCTTCCGGGCGCCTTTCAAG TGATGAACTCCCTGCCCGCTACCAGCAGGATGCAGAAGATCTCAGTGCTGCTCTTCCTGGCCTGGGTCGGCTTCCTCTTCTACGCTGGCATTGCCCTCTTCACCAGTGGTTTCCTGCTCACCCGTTTGGAGCTCACCAACCATAGCAGCTGCCAGGAGCCCCCAGGCCCTGGGTCCCTGCCATGGGGAAACCAAGGGAAACCCGGGGCCTGCTGGATGGCTTCTCGATTCTCTCGGGTTGTGTTGGTGCTAATAGATGCTCTGCGATTTGACTTTGCCCAGCCCCAGCGCTCACATGGGCCTGGGGaacctcctgtctctctgcccttcctgggtAAACTGGACTATTTGCAGAGGATCCTGGAGATTCAGCCCCACCATGCCAGGCTCTACCAGTCTAAGGCTgatccccccaccaccaccatgcaGCGCCTCAAGGCCCTCACCACTGGCTCACTGCCTACCTTTATTGATGCTGGCAGTAACTTTGCCAGCTATGCCATAGTGGAAGACAATCTCATTAAGCAGCTTGCCAGTGCAG GAAGGCGTGTGGTCTTCATGGGAGATGATACCTGGAAAGATCTTTTTCCTGGAGTTTTCTCTCAAGCTTTCTTCTTCCCATCTTTCAATGTGAGAGACCTGCACACAGTGGACAATGGCATCCTGGAACACCTCTACCCAACCA TGGACAATAGTGAATGGGATATGCTGATTGCTCACTTCCTGGGTGTGGATCACTGTGGCCACAAGCATGGCCCTCACCACCCTGAAATGGCCAAGAAACTTAGCCAAATGGACCAGGTGATCCA GGGACTTGTGGAGCGTCTGGAGAATGACACACTGCTGGTGGTGATTGGGGACCATGGAATGACCATGACTGGGGACCACGGAGGGGATAGTGAGCTGGAGATCTCAGCTGCACTTTTTCTGTACAGTCCCACAGCCCTCTTTCCCAGTGCCCTACCACAG gAGCCGGAAATAGTTCCTCAAATCAACCTTGTACCTACACTGGCCCTGCTGCTGGGCCTGCCCATTCCATTTGGGAACATCGGGGAGGTAATGGTTGAGCTGTTCTCAGTGGTTGAAGACCCCCAGCCTCACTCCTCTGCTCTGGCCCAAGCCTCAGCTCTTCATCTCAATGCCCAGCAG GTATCCCGATTTCTTCACACCTACTCAGCTGCTGCTCAGGACCTTCAAATTAAGGAGCTTCATCGACTGCAGAACCTCTTCTCCAAGGCCTCTGCTGACTACCAGCGGCTTCTGCAAAGCCCCCAGGGGGCTGAGGCAGCACTACAGACTGTGATTACTGAGCTGCAGCAGTTCCTGCGGGGAGTTCGGGCCATGTGCATTGAGTCTTGGGCTCGTTTCTCTTTGGTTCGCATGGCAGGGGGTGCTGCTCTCATggctgctgcctgttttctttgcTTGCTGGTATCCCAGTGGGTAACATCCCCAGGCTTCTacttctgccccctcctcctaACACCCATGACCTATGGTCTGGCTGGTGCCATAGTGTGTGCTGGACTCCTGACAGCTACCGGACTGAAGCCGGATCCAGTGGTCCTAGGGGCCATGGCTGCAGTGGGCTCACTCCTGCCTTTTTTGTGGAAAGCGTGGGCTGGCTGGGGGTCCAAGAGGCCCCCAGCAGCCTTACTGCCCATCCCTGGGCCTGTTCTGTTATTCCTGCTGATTCGTTTTGCTGCTTTCTTCTCTGACAGTTTTGTTGTAGCTGAGGCCAGGGCCACCCCCTTCCTTTTGGGCTCATTCATCTTGCTCCTGGTTGCCCAACTTCACTGGGAGGGCAAGCTGCTGCCACCTAAGCTTCTCACAATACCCCGCTTTTGCCTTTCGGCCTCAACAGGCCCGCCACGGCACAATGGCACACATGCCCTGGGACTTGGAGTTGGGTTGCTTTTATGTATAAGGCTAGCTGGACTTTTTCATCGGTGCCCTGAAGAGACACCTGCTTGCCATTCCTCTCCCTGGCTGAGTCCCTTGGCATCCATGGTGGGTGGTCGAGCCAAGAATTTGTGGTATGGAGCTTGTGTGGGGGCTTTGGTAGCCCTGTTAGTTGCTGTGCGCCTGTGGCTTCGCCGCTATAGTAACCTCAAGAGCCCTGAGCCCTCTGTGCTCTTTGTGCGCTGGGGGCTGCCCTTAATGGTACTAGGCACTGCCGCTTACTGGGCATTGGCATCAGGAGCAGATGAAGCACCCCCACGTCTCCGGGCCCTGGTTGCTGGAGCATCAGTTGTGCTGCCCAGGGCTGTGGCAGGATTGGCCGCTTCAGGGCTCATGCTGTTGCTCTGGAGGCCTGTGACAGTGCTAGTGAAGGCTACAACAGGTGCTCCAAGAACCAGGACTGTCCTCACTCCCTTCTCAGGCCCCCCAACTTCTCGCGCTGACCTGGATTATGTGGTTCCTCAAATCTACCGACATATGCAGGAGGAGTTCCGGGGCCGTCTAGAGAGGACCAAATCCCAGGGCCCCTTGACTGTGGCAGCTTATCAGTTGGGGAGTGTCTACTCAGCTGCTATGGTCACAGCTCTCACCCTTTTGGCCTTCCCACTTCTGCTTTTGCATGCAGAACGCATTAGCCTTGTgttcctgcttctgtttctgcagAGCTTCCTTCTCCTGCATCTGCTTGCTGCTGGGATATCCATCACCACCCCTG GTCCTTTTACTGTGCCATGGCAGGCAGTTTCTGCCTGGGCCCTCATGGCCACACAGACATTCTACTCCACGGGCCACCAGCCTGTCTTTCCAGCCATTCATTGGCACGCAGCCTTCGTGGGATTCCCAGAGGGTCATGGTTCCTCCACCTGGCTGCCTGCTCTGCTGGTGGGAGCCAACACCTTTGCCTCCCATCTCCTCTTTGCAG TAGGTTGCCCATTGCTTCTGCTCTGGCCCTTCCTATGTGAGAGTCAAGGACCTCGGAAGAGGTGGCAGCCCCTAGGGAGTGAAGCTGAATCCAGAGTCAggcctgaggaggaggaggagccactGATGGAGATGCGGCTCCGGGATGCGCCTCATCACTTCAATGCAGCACTGCTGCAGCTGGGCCTCAAGTACCTCTTTGTCCTTGGTATTCAG ATTCTGGCCTGTGCCTTGGCAGCCTCCATCCTCCGCAGGCATCTCATGGTCTGGAAGGTGTTTGCTCCCAA GTTCATTTTTGAGGCTGTGGGCTTCATTGTGAGCAGCGTGGGACTTTTCCTGGGCATAGCTTTGGTGATGCGAGTGGATGGTGCTGTGAGCTCCTGGTTCAGGCAGCTAGTTCTGGCCCAACAGAGGTAG
- the PIGO gene encoding GPI ethanolamine phosphate transferase 3 isoform X1: protein MCKSLCSTPKDPDSVDLGWGLEISILNGCSRLMPIICGPHLQKHRCNWWRGTLHWVGYGAVYLLEGFQEEVILAWLCIEGPENPLVLYPTVMNSLPATSRMQKISVLLFLAWVGFLFYAGIALFTSGFLLTRLELTNHSSCQEPPGPGSLPWGNQGKPGACWMASRFSRVVLVLIDALRFDFAQPQRSHGPGEPPVSLPFLGKLDYLQRILEIQPHHARLYQSKADPPTTTMQRLKALTTGSLPTFIDAGSNFASYAIVEDNLIKQLASAGRRVVFMGDDTWKDLFPGVFSQAFFFPSFNVRDLHTVDNGILEHLYPTMDNSEWDMLIAHFLGVDHCGHKHGPHHPEMAKKLSQMDQVIQGLVERLENDTLLVVIGDHGMTMTGDHGGDSELEISAALFLYSPTALFPSALPQEPEIVPQINLVPTLALLLGLPIPFGNIGEVMVELFSVVEDPQPHSSALAQASALHLNAQQVSRFLHTYSAAAQDLQIKELHRLQNLFSKASADYQRLLQSPQGAEAALQTVITELQQFLRGVRAMCIESWARFSLVRMAGGAALMAAACFLCLLVSQWVTSPGFYFCPLLLTPMTYGLAGAIVCAGLLTATGLKPDPVVLGAMAAVGSLLPFLWKAWAGWGSKRPPAALLPIPGPVLLFLLIRFAAFFSDSFVVAEARATPFLLGSFILLLVAQLHWEGKLLPPKLLTIPRFCLSASTGPPRHNGTHALGLGVGLLLCIRLAGLFHRCPEETPACHSSPWLSPLASMVGGRAKNLWYGACVGALVALLVAVRLWLRRYSNLKSPEPSVLFVRWGLPLMVLGTAAYWALASGADEAPPRLRALVAGASVVLPRAVAGLAASGLMLLLWRPVTVLVKATTGAPRTRTVLTPFSGPPTSRADLDYVVPQIYRHMQEEFRGRLERTKSQGPLTVAAYQLGSVYSAAMVTALTLLAFPLLLLHAERISLVFLLLFLQSFLLLHLLAAGISITTPGPFTVPWQAVSAWALMATQTFYSTGHQPVFPAIHWHAAFVGFPEGHGSSTWLPALLVGANTFASHLLFAVGCPLLLLWPFLCESQGPRKRWQPLGSEAESRVRPEEEEEPLMEMRLRDAPHHFNAALLQLGLKYLFVLGIQILACALAASILRRHLMVWKVFAPKFIFEAVGFIVSSVGLFLGIALVMRVDGAVSSWFRQLVLAQQR from the exons ATGTGCAAATCCCTATGCTCCACCCCGAAAGATCccgattcagtagatctggggtggggcctggaaaTCAGCATTTTAAACGGCTGCTCCAGGTTGATGCCCATAATCTGCGGACCTCACCTTCAGAAACACCGGTGTAACTGGTGGAGAGGAACATTGCATTGGGTTGGCTATGGGGCTGTTTATCTTCTGGAAGGCTTCCAAGAGGAAGTGATTCTAGCTTGGCTTTGTATTGAGGGACCAGAAAATCCATTGGTTCTTTACCCCACAGTGATGAACTCCCTGCCCGCTACCAGCAGGATGCAGAAGATCTCAGTGCTGCTCTTCCTGGCCTGGGTCGGCTTCCTCTTCTACGCTGGCATTGCCCTCTTCACCAGTGGTTTCCTGCTCACCCGTTTGGAGCTCACCAACCATAGCAGCTGCCAGGAGCCCCCAGGCCCTGGGTCCCTGCCATGGGGAAACCAAGGGAAACCCGGGGCCTGCTGGATGGCTTCTCGATTCTCTCGGGTTGTGTTGGTGCTAATAGATGCTCTGCGATTTGACTTTGCCCAGCCCCAGCGCTCACATGGGCCTGGGGaacctcctgtctctctgcccttcctgggtAAACTGGACTATTTGCAGAGGATCCTGGAGATTCAGCCCCACCATGCCAGGCTCTACCAGTCTAAGGCTgatccccccaccaccaccatgcaGCGCCTCAAGGCCCTCACCACTGGCTCACTGCCTACCTTTATTGATGCTGGCAGTAACTTTGCCAGCTATGCCATAGTGGAAGACAATCTCATTAAGCAGCTTGCCAGTGCAG GAAGGCGTGTGGTCTTCATGGGAGATGATACCTGGAAAGATCTTTTTCCTGGAGTTTTCTCTCAAGCTTTCTTCTTCCCATCTTTCAATGTGAGAGACCTGCACACAGTGGACAATGGCATCCTGGAACACCTCTACCCAACCA TGGACAATAGTGAATGGGATATGCTGATTGCTCACTTCCTGGGTGTGGATCACTGTGGCCACAAGCATGGCCCTCACCACCCTGAAATGGCCAAGAAACTTAGCCAAATGGACCAGGTGATCCA GGGACTTGTGGAGCGTCTGGAGAATGACACACTGCTGGTGGTGATTGGGGACCATGGAATGACCATGACTGGGGACCACGGAGGGGATAGTGAGCTGGAGATCTCAGCTGCACTTTTTCTGTACAGTCCCACAGCCCTCTTTCCCAGTGCCCTACCACAG gAGCCGGAAATAGTTCCTCAAATCAACCTTGTACCTACACTGGCCCTGCTGCTGGGCCTGCCCATTCCATTTGGGAACATCGGGGAGGTAATGGTTGAGCTGTTCTCAGTGGTTGAAGACCCCCAGCCTCACTCCTCTGCTCTGGCCCAAGCCTCAGCTCTTCATCTCAATGCCCAGCAG GTATCCCGATTTCTTCACACCTACTCAGCTGCTGCTCAGGACCTTCAAATTAAGGAGCTTCATCGACTGCAGAACCTCTTCTCCAAGGCCTCTGCTGACTACCAGCGGCTTCTGCAAAGCCCCCAGGGGGCTGAGGCAGCACTACAGACTGTGATTACTGAGCTGCAGCAGTTCCTGCGGGGAGTTCGGGCCATGTGCATTGAGTCTTGGGCTCGTTTCTCTTTGGTTCGCATGGCAGGGGGTGCTGCTCTCATggctgctgcctgttttctttgcTTGCTGGTATCCCAGTGGGTAACATCCCCAGGCTTCTacttctgccccctcctcctaACACCCATGACCTATGGTCTGGCTGGTGCCATAGTGTGTGCTGGACTCCTGACAGCTACCGGACTGAAGCCGGATCCAGTGGTCCTAGGGGCCATGGCTGCAGTGGGCTCACTCCTGCCTTTTTTGTGGAAAGCGTGGGCTGGCTGGGGGTCCAAGAGGCCCCCAGCAGCCTTACTGCCCATCCCTGGGCCTGTTCTGTTATTCCTGCTGATTCGTTTTGCTGCTTTCTTCTCTGACAGTTTTGTTGTAGCTGAGGCCAGGGCCACCCCCTTCCTTTTGGGCTCATTCATCTTGCTCCTGGTTGCCCAACTTCACTGGGAGGGCAAGCTGCTGCCACCTAAGCTTCTCACAATACCCCGCTTTTGCCTTTCGGCCTCAACAGGCCCGCCACGGCACAATGGCACACATGCCCTGGGACTTGGAGTTGGGTTGCTTTTATGTATAAGGCTAGCTGGACTTTTTCATCGGTGCCCTGAAGAGACACCTGCTTGCCATTCCTCTCCCTGGCTGAGTCCCTTGGCATCCATGGTGGGTGGTCGAGCCAAGAATTTGTGGTATGGAGCTTGTGTGGGGGCTTTGGTAGCCCTGTTAGTTGCTGTGCGCCTGTGGCTTCGCCGCTATAGTAACCTCAAGAGCCCTGAGCCCTCTGTGCTCTTTGTGCGCTGGGGGCTGCCCTTAATGGTACTAGGCACTGCCGCTTACTGGGCATTGGCATCAGGAGCAGATGAAGCACCCCCACGTCTCCGGGCCCTGGTTGCTGGAGCATCAGTTGTGCTGCCCAGGGCTGTGGCAGGATTGGCCGCTTCAGGGCTCATGCTGTTGCTCTGGAGGCCTGTGACAGTGCTAGTGAAGGCTACAACAGGTGCTCCAAGAACCAGGACTGTCCTCACTCCCTTCTCAGGCCCCCCAACTTCTCGCGCTGACCTGGATTATGTGGTTCCTCAAATCTACCGACATATGCAGGAGGAGTTCCGGGGCCGTCTAGAGAGGACCAAATCCCAGGGCCCCTTGACTGTGGCAGCTTATCAGTTGGGGAGTGTCTACTCAGCTGCTATGGTCACAGCTCTCACCCTTTTGGCCTTCCCACTTCTGCTTTTGCATGCAGAACGCATTAGCCTTGTgttcctgcttctgtttctgcagAGCTTCCTTCTCCTGCATCTGCTTGCTGCTGGGATATCCATCACCACCCCTG GTCCTTTTACTGTGCCATGGCAGGCAGTTTCTGCCTGGGCCCTCATGGCCACACAGACATTCTACTCCACGGGCCACCAGCCTGTCTTTCCAGCCATTCATTGGCACGCAGCCTTCGTGGGATTCCCAGAGGGTCATGGTTCCTCCACCTGGCTGCCTGCTCTGCTGGTGGGAGCCAACACCTTTGCCTCCCATCTCCTCTTTGCAG TAGGTTGCCCATTGCTTCTGCTCTGGCCCTTCCTATGTGAGAGTCAAGGACCTCGGAAGAGGTGGCAGCCCCTAGGGAGTGAAGCTGAATCCAGAGTCAggcctgaggaggaggaggagccactGATGGAGATGCGGCTCCGGGATGCGCCTCATCACTTCAATGCAGCACTGCTGCAGCTGGGCCTCAAGTACCTCTTTGTCCTTGGTATTCAG ATTCTGGCCTGTGCCTTGGCAGCCTCCATCCTCCGCAGGCATCTCATGGTCTGGAAGGTGTTTGCTCCCAA GTTCATTTTTGAGGCTGTGGGCTTCATTGTGAGCAGCGTGGGACTTTTCCTGGGCATAGCTTTGGTGATGCGAGTGGATGGTGCTGTGAGCTCCTGGTTCAGGCAGCTAGTTCTGGCCCAACAGAGGTAG